The Sporosarcina luteola genome contains a region encoding:
- a CDS encoding response regulator — protein MQNPIEILIIEDDKRIADIHRRFIEKMEGFTVVGSAHTGEEAKDWVQALSPDLVLLDVYLPDALGTEIMGFIHENSPDTDIIFITAAAEVDIVKKAYRRGVADYILKPLTFDRFKESLLSYRAKREKLAGDGIMKEDSIHFLWNKTNATSENVDHLPPKGIDPITKEKVINHMKQVEGGITAETLGMDIGVSRSTARRYLEYLVSEKQAYTELIYGSVGRPERRYFIQYR, from the coding sequence ATGCAAAATCCAATTGAAATTTTGATCATTGAAGATGATAAACGAATTGCCGATATCCATAGGCGATTCATTGAAAAAATGGAAGGCTTCACGGTCGTCGGTTCCGCACATACAGGCGAGGAGGCGAAAGATTGGGTGCAGGCGCTGTCGCCGGATCTTGTGCTGCTCGATGTCTATCTGCCCGATGCGCTCGGTACGGAAATCATGGGTTTCATCCACGAAAACAGCCCTGACACTGACATTATCTTCATAACCGCAGCCGCCGAAGTCGACATCGTGAAAAAGGCGTACCGCCGCGGTGTTGCTGATTATATACTTAAGCCTCTTACATTCGATCGGTTCAAAGAAAGCCTCCTTTCCTACAGGGCGAAAAGGGAGAAGCTAGCTGGCGATGGAATCATGAAAGAGGATTCCATCCACTTCTTGTGGAATAAAACAAATGCCACATCAGAAAATGTAGATCACCTCCCTCCGAAAGGAATCGACCCCATTACGAAAGAGAAAGTCATCAACCATATGAAGCAGGTCGAAGGAGGAATCACAGCTGAAACGCTTGGTATGGACATTGGTGTCAGCCGCTCGACAGCAAGGCGTTATTTGGAGTATCTCGTTTCGGAAAAACAGGCGTACACCGAGCTGATATACGGTTCTGTCGGTCGTCCTGAACGCAGATATTTCATCCAATACCGATGA
- a CDS encoding Bug family tripartite tricarboxylate transporter substrate binding protein, which produces MKWKKFKIVALASVMALSLAACAKNDGAEGSSSKYPEKNLTIVAPSGAGGGWDLTARAIAKTMNDTKLIEKPITVENKPGGGGAVYMAEFATKEVKNDYALLVKSPPLLINNNKAEGNSPYGYKDTTPLAQLTRDYGAIVVKADSEFKTLKDVLEAIKKDAKSVTLAGGSAPGSMDHLVGVLPAFEYGIDPKTVKYVSYDGGGEAVAALLGGNADVIATDASTIGQYVKSGDVRVLAVSSSERLGGELTEVPTFKEEGIDAEFTIWRGLFGPKEMSEGAVKYWTEKLKAMTETDEWKAELERNGWESEYRGSEDFTKYLEDQDKVIVELLTALGMQK; this is translated from the coding sequence ATGAAGTGGAAGAAGTTTAAGATTGTTGCTTTGGCAAGTGTTATGGCATTAAGCCTAGCAGCGTGTGCTAAGAATGACGGAGCAGAGGGGAGCTCCTCGAAATATCCGGAGAAAAACTTGACGATTGTCGCACCATCCGGGGCAGGCGGCGGATGGGATTTAACCGCTCGTGCAATTGCAAAAACGATGAATGATACGAAGCTCATTGAAAAACCGATCACGGTTGAAAATAAACCAGGAGGCGGTGGCGCTGTTTATATGGCGGAGTTTGCAACGAAAGAAGTGAAGAATGACTACGCGTTGCTTGTGAAATCTCCACCTCTGTTAATTAATAACAATAAGGCTGAAGGGAACAGCCCGTACGGCTACAAAGATACAACGCCATTGGCACAGCTGACACGCGATTACGGCGCAATTGTCGTTAAAGCGGATTCAGAATTCAAAACGCTGAAGGATGTTTTGGAAGCAATTAAGAAAGATGCAAAATCAGTCACACTTGCCGGCGGATCGGCACCCGGCTCGATGGACCATTTAGTTGGCGTCCTGCCAGCTTTCGAATATGGAATTGACCCGAAAACAGTGAAATACGTTTCGTATGATGGCGGGGGAGAAGCAGTTGCAGCGTTGCTCGGCGGTAATGCTGACGTTATTGCAACAGATGCATCGACAATCGGACAATATGTAAAATCAGGAGATGTCCGTGTCCTTGCTGTCAGCTCATCAGAACGTCTTGGCGGTGAATTGACTGAAGTGCCTACATTTAAAGAGGAAGGCATTGATGCAGAGTTCACAATTTGGCGCGGCCTGTTCGGACCGAAGGAAATGTCCGAGGGAGCTGTCAAATATTGGACTGAAAAGCTAAAAGCAATGACCGAGACCGACGAATGGAAAGCTGAACTCGAAAGAAACGGCTGGGAAAGCGAATACCGTGGCTCTGAAGATTTCACGAAGTACTTGGAAGACCAAGATAAAGTCATCGTCGAACTTTTGACAGCACTTGGCATGCAAAAATAA
- a CDS encoding tripartite tricarboxylate transporter TctB family protein, whose protein sequence is MSKTFDRYASIAFLLIGLLFVIESTKIASSAYGSAVGPKIFPLWLGVILILLSLRLLYETFTYKSESASTEKLQYKKFLIILGSAALYAFLLEKIGYVISTFLFLIVTFQTMERGRIVPTIIIAAVFSLGVYYLFAEFLGGSLPGFPRF, encoded by the coding sequence ATGAGTAAAACATTCGATCGATATGCAAGCATCGCTTTTTTACTGATCGGTCTTTTATTTGTCATCGAAAGTACTAAGATTGCTAGTAGCGCATACGGATCAGCGGTAGGACCTAAAATCTTTCCGTTATGGCTCGGCGTCATATTAATTCTCTTGAGTTTGCGACTGCTGTACGAAACATTTACATACAAATCAGAGTCGGCATCCACGGAAAAACTGCAATATAAAAAGTTCCTCATCATCCTAGGGAGTGCGGCGCTGTATGCATTCTTACTGGAGAAGATCGGGTACGTCATCTCAACATTCCTCTTTTTGATCGTCACATTTCAGACGATGGAGCGTGGAAGGATTGTTCCTACGATCATTATCGCAGCGGTTTTCTCGTTAGGAGTCTATTATTTGTTTGCAGAATTTCTTGGCGGCTCATTGCCAGGATTCCCAAGGTTTTAA
- a CDS encoding tripartite tricarboxylate transporter permease, producing the protein MSTLQFLGDGFAIAFQWHNLLFAFIGVVIGTAVGVLPGIGPMSGVALLIPVTATITSGMPTSAAAASSIILLAGVYYGAMYGGSTTSILLNTPGESSSVVTTLDGYQMARQGRAGAALAISAIGSFCAGIVSLIGLVLLAEPLSNVAIKFGPAEYFSLMLLGLAAVSGLAGKSMTKALMMTVFGLMLGTIGIDAVSGIARFTYNQPILFSGLEFLTIAVGLFALGEVFKTVLERDDEEGTIAKINRILPTKQDMKDSTVPIVRGSLLGFFIGVLPGAGATLASFFSYMTEKKFSKRPETFGHGNIAGVAGPESANNAASGGAMIPLLTLGIPGSGTTAILMGALIMYNIQPGPLLFDEHPEVAWGLIASMFIGNLMLLVLNMPLVRVFAKVIQTPKKYLLPIIVAISFFGVYAVQYTTFDLYLLLGCGILGYLLSKNDYPVAPLVLALVLGPMIENNMRRALTISNGDFGIFFSKPLSLVFIIAAAAWLLIPLLLRMKGKAVIVEDEG; encoded by the coding sequence ATGAGCACATTGCAATTTTTGGGCGATGGCTTCGCTATAGCCTTCCAATGGCATAATTTATTATTTGCATTTATCGGAGTCGTCATCGGAACAGCTGTCGGCGTGCTTCCGGGCATCGGTCCGATGAGCGGGGTTGCACTCCTTATTCCGGTCACGGCAACAATTACGTCCGGCATGCCGACAAGTGCGGCGGCAGCCAGCTCTATCATTTTACTTGCAGGCGTCTACTACGGCGCGATGTACGGGGGATCAACAACATCCATTTTATTGAACACCCCAGGAGAATCATCCTCCGTCGTCACGACACTTGACGGTTATCAAATGGCAAGGCAAGGACGGGCAGGGGCTGCATTGGCGATATCCGCCATCGGATCGTTCTGTGCGGGCATCGTCTCCTTAATTGGCCTCGTTTTGCTGGCAGAACCATTGTCCAATGTTGCCATCAAATTCGGTCCGGCGGAGTACTTCTCATTGATGCTGTTAGGCTTGGCGGCGGTCAGCGGTCTGGCTGGAAAATCGATGACGAAAGCTTTGATGATGACCGTTTTCGGACTGATGCTTGGAACAATCGGCATCGACGCCGTCTCGGGAATTGCCCGTTTTACATACAACCAACCGATTCTATTCTCTGGTCTTGAATTTTTAACGATTGCAGTCGGACTTTTCGCGCTCGGTGAAGTGTTCAAGACTGTTCTTGAACGGGACGATGAAGAAGGGACGATTGCAAAAATCAACCGTATTCTCCCGACGAAGCAGGATATGAAAGATAGCACCGTGCCAATCGTCCGTGGTTCATTGCTCGGATTTTTCATCGGAGTGCTTCCAGGCGCAGGCGCGACGCTTGCTTCCTTCTTCTCATATATGACAGAGAAGAAATTCAGCAAACGACCTGAAACATTCGGTCATGGAAATATCGCAGGCGTTGCCGGTCCGGAATCTGCGAACAACGCGGCTTCCGGAGGCGCCATGATCCCTCTGCTGACACTCGGCATCCCCGGTTCCGGAACGACTGCCATCTTGATGGGTGCACTCATCATGTACAATATCCAGCCAGGCCCGTTGCTCTTCGATGAGCATCCCGAAGTGGCATGGGGGCTCATCGCAAGTATGTTCATCGGCAACTTGATGTTGTTGGTGTTGAATATGCCGCTCGTCCGTGTATTTGCAAAGGTCATTCAAACACCAAAGAAATATTTATTGCCGATTATTGTAGCGATTTCATTTTTCGGTGTGTACGCTGTTCAATATACGACGTTCGACTTGTATTTATTGCTCGGATGCGGTATACTCGGGTATTTATTGTCGAAGAACGATTACCCTGTCGCTCCTCTCGTCCTCGCACTCGTGCTTGGGCCGATGATCGAGAACAATATGCGTCGTGCCTTAACGATTTCAAACGGCGACTTCGGCATTTTCTTCTCGAAGCCTTTATCACTTGTTTTCATCATTGCGGCCGCAGCATGGCTGTTGATTCCGTTATTGTTGAGAATGAAAGGCAAAGCAGTAATTGTGGAAGATGAAGGGTGA
- a CDS encoding thermonuclease family protein, producing MAPALLIIGLVLALGGCVGSLDKEESTEKSPTEQVENVEKDTSEEKAPEKETSTVEKEEVEKEKAVKQENKTEETKTSTAIVAPPIEKKPASTAKPAPVKKTETSGTTAQVPVKLVKTIDGDTIKVLYNGQEINVRYLLVDTPETNHPRLGKQPFGDKAKERNRQLVNSGALTLEFDIGERYDKYDRLLAYVYVDGKSVQKTLIAEGLARVAYVYPPNTRHLTPFEEAQASAKKQGLGIWSIENYTTDSGFNSDAVPAKSAGSSAAKPKAPSVAATKPATTPSPSVSSGQEWFQNCTELRKKYPNGVPQGHAAYQSKMDRDKDGYACER from the coding sequence ATGGCACCTGCTTTACTGATCATCGGGCTAGTGCTCGCGCTTGGTGGATGCGTCGGTTCACTCGATAAGGAAGAATCTACTGAAAAATCCCCGACAGAACAAGTTGAGAATGTCGAGAAAGATACATCGGAAGAGAAAGCACCAGAGAAAGAAACTTCAACTGTTGAAAAAGAAGAAGTGGAAAAAGAAAAAGCCGTTAAGCAAGAGAACAAAACGGAAGAAACGAAAACTAGCACGGCTATCGTCGCTCCACCAATCGAAAAGAAACCTGCTTCCACCGCTAAACCGGCTCCGGTGAAAAAGACTGAGACGTCCGGAACGACGGCGCAAGTCCCCGTCAAACTAGTGAAGACGATTGACGGCGACACAATCAAAGTATTGTATAACGGGCAAGAGATAAACGTCCGCTATTTATTGGTAGATACGCCAGAAACGAATCATCCCCGCCTTGGGAAGCAGCCGTTCGGCGATAAGGCGAAGGAGCGAAACCGTCAATTGGTCAATAGTGGTGCCCTCACGCTCGAATTCGATATCGGGGAGCGCTACGATAAATACGATCGATTGCTCGCCTACGTTTATGTCGACGGAAAAAGCGTCCAAAAGACGTTGATAGCGGAAGGTTTGGCTCGCGTTGCATACGTATATCCGCCAAACACGCGTCATTTGACACCTTTCGAGGAAGCGCAGGCGTCAGCGAAGAAACAAGGGCTCGGCATCTGGTCGATCGAGAATTACACGACAGATTCCGGATTTAACAGCGATGCAGTACCTGCGAAAAGTGCCGGCAGTTCAGCTGCGAAGCCGAAAGCACCTAGTGTTGCTGCAACAAAACCGGCAACAACGCCTAGCCCGAGCGTTTCCAGCGGCCAGGAATGGTTCCAAAACTGCACGGAGCTCCGTAAGAAATATCCGAACGGTGTTCCTCAAGGCCATGCTGCCTACCAGTCTAAAATGGACCGTGACAAAGACGGTTATGCGTGTGAAAGATAA
- a CDS encoding general stress protein gives MNQKTFVGLYDTETALLAAIAELDEKGIAPENMYVVARNEEEVDMLRRRTAEEIQSAPSNWLDRFIGYISGENHVRSMLVEVGFDEADLRRYESEIKQGKWLLYVDGEPAKTAYELNAERHRAETNPFDRPVSEAERLNRQGEESPVGIGEDGLPKNDYRDSVATDAYEGSSAVSREDLLFGRAGAEALLDRSEYEPNPPNLSPPSQIRGTPSGERSHLHRASRRNVDWGGVDQESQNVIPDPQNFSESQMDRQDALAKARDFADLLEGRDSMMGTQSDDVVKPIKPIVIDLRNVEVEENAESWLLPKKRKKDK, from the coding sequence ATGAACCAAAAAACCTTTGTCGGGTTATACGATACAGAAACAGCTTTGCTTGCCGCCATTGCAGAGTTGGATGAAAAAGGGATCGCCCCGGAGAACATGTATGTCGTTGCGAGGAATGAAGAGGAAGTCGATATGCTACGGCGCAGGACGGCGGAAGAGATCCAGTCGGCGCCCTCTAATTGGCTGGACCGTTTTATCGGTTATATTTCCGGGGAGAATCATGTGCGCAGCATGCTTGTGGAAGTCGGTTTTGATGAGGCGGATTTAAGGCGGTATGAATCGGAAATCAAGCAAGGAAAGTGGCTGCTTTATGTTGACGGAGAACCTGCGAAGACAGCATACGAACTGAATGCAGAGCGACATAGGGCGGAAACGAACCCGTTTGACCGGCCGGTTTCGGAAGCTGAACGTTTGAACAGGCAAGGTGAGGAGTCACCAGTCGGCATCGGGGAAGATGGATTGCCGAAAAATGATTACCGGGATAGCGTTGCAACGGACGCCTATGAGGGCAGTAGTGCAGTTTCGCGCGAAGATCTGCTGTTCGGCAGAGCAGGTGCGGAAGCTTTATTAGACAGGTCTGAATATGAGCCGAACCCGCCAAACCTTTCCCCTCCTTCCCAAATACGCGGCACGCCGTCCGGGGAACGCAGTCATTTGCATCGGGCATCCCGGAGGAACGTAGATTGGGGCGGTGTTGATCAAGAAAGCCAAAACGTCATCCCCGATCCACAAAACTTCTCAGAAAGCCAAATGGATCGACAGGATGCATTGGCTAAGGCGAGGGATTTTGCCGATTTGTTAGAAGGCCGCGATTCGATGATGGGTACCCAATCAGATGATGTCGTCAAGCCGATAAAGCCGATTGTCATCGACTTGCGGAATGTCGAAGTGGAGGAAAATGCCGAGTCTTGGCTGCTGCCGAAGAAACGAAAAAAGGATAAATGA
- a CDS encoding AAA domain-containing protein yields MGKSEVMNCRLDMTQRARKEIGNWAIDENELFSMQANYSVYIEKLPAKQDNMTFSFYFGREENPQLANHLNERVAVMECVYKNEGFLATSFRVKGRKEPVRTNRRLGVRLAFAVNRRTGSPMPIELYTSLRELPIAQERSAYVEKRIKSWEGYLRIEEKNADVADVTAHFSQPIINDSFSQLSIICSGLEAKDWGSINGFSAKLKGSSDDLGTVVDVNRGRRSVKIELSRKYQAIARRGSLLPNGAREIVFSNFAELSQIRRLRKGFKDLQDGFAANANLEKVLFEERPVVQITNKRQELEFHHPLNEFQREAVTGAMSAHDLYVIQGPPGTGKTTVISELCHQLMLAGQRTLVASQSNLAVDNALGRLLSNPGIRILRYGRTESIEEEGKRFIEENVASYWRDETLAAVNEQREERATREQEIAEEIGRLEEELQRLQAERDEMDRRIAEKQAAEMESKDLNGQQDSLKKLQLELEERQDSLARQLEEETGILEKLSIEEDRLQQEKEVASISPEMHEKMAEAELELALNRKKLRYFQTVEAIDYAEMEIRKLTEEAATNSLKLGSMPRFIEDLSDVRKLQELEGLFAAHNIEPSLPTSLEINTLRRLRVDIQNGTYPYALLEWKEVAERLMNGIKHAENLLRKHHFAVEQVCSKQDDTYKTAEEMHDMLDKIGRFFVNPATKRILAAPANAEKATLLHRLADNLAYLYGKAEDVRKISASIKSSSDREAAGRFTALKNEIKDEMTAHIREIEEQVAAAERTIKEHEEQLLELKEETSELAVLVDEQVYRQDVEDEIEKLEKTLADFEERKGLFQRIEQAVEENSTESIRTSKQLAALQHDEEALLLEIAEAEDRMKQLEQRILTLQEIILSKPEKRKKELIEEIDQNSAKAAELQQERDRMPVARLLQDEWSEMLAGAGEYDLDEIRKLYVKHANVIGTTCVASARRDFMEDYPEFDVVIIDEVSKATPPELLLPMLKGKKIVLVGDHHQLPPLVGRETMEEFIEEIKDEAEKEELSGMLKESLFERLFRTLPKQNKTMLGIQYRMHEEIMETIAPFYVDGQYRLQCGLADSDAARDHLLSSATIKRNDHLLWFDMPNEPAYFEDKVKGGTSLYNEAELNRIRELLVDIEEATSLAKREGRMQPNEKKSVGVISFYGEQVKRIDRLIEQEIRPEHLHCRTGSVDKFQGMEMDIIILSFVRNHAQPSGTIGFAEDYRRLNVALSRARELLVIVGSSDMFTKRPKKAGTKAMYARLVEQVKLKGGFRELVGSGRND; encoded by the coding sequence ATGGGGAAAAGCGAAGTGATGAACTGCCGGCTCGATATGACACAACGGGCGCGCAAGGAAATCGGAAATTGGGCGATTGACGAAAACGAGCTCTTTTCCATGCAGGCAAATTACTCTGTATACATCGAAAAACTACCCGCAAAACAAGACAACATGACATTCTCCTTCTACTTCGGCCGAGAAGAAAATCCACAGCTCGCCAACCACTTAAACGAACGGGTCGCCGTCATGGAATGCGTCTACAAAAACGAAGGCTTCCTCGCGACAAGCTTCAGAGTGAAAGGGCGGAAAGAGCCTGTCCGGACGAATCGCCGACTTGGCGTCCGCCTGGCATTCGCAGTCAACCGGCGTACAGGCAGCCCGATGCCGATCGAGCTATATACGAGCCTTCGGGAGCTTCCGATTGCGCAAGAGCGTTCAGCATATGTGGAAAAACGGATCAAAAGTTGGGAAGGATACTTACGGATTGAGGAGAAAAATGCAGATGTCGCGGATGTAACCGCCCATTTTTCACAACCTATCATCAATGACTCGTTCAGTCAGCTGTCGATCATTTGCAGCGGATTGGAAGCGAAAGATTGGGGTTCGATCAACGGATTCAGCGCAAAACTGAAAGGTTCAAGCGATGATCTCGGAACGGTCGTTGATGTAAATCGCGGAAGACGGTCGGTGAAGATCGAACTGAGCCGGAAATACCAAGCGATTGCAAGGCGTGGCTCTTTATTGCCGAATGGCGCCCGTGAAATCGTCTTCAGCAATTTCGCCGAGCTGAGCCAAATTCGCCGGCTGCGGAAAGGCTTCAAGGATCTGCAAGACGGATTTGCGGCAAACGCCAATTTGGAGAAGGTGCTGTTCGAGGAACGGCCTGTCGTCCAAATTACGAATAAGCGGCAGGAGCTCGAGTTCCATCATCCGTTGAATGAGTTCCAGCGTGAAGCGGTCACCGGCGCGATGTCTGCGCATGATCTGTATGTCATCCAGGGACCTCCAGGGACTGGGAAAACGACGGTCATCTCGGAGCTTTGCCACCAGCTCATGTTGGCGGGGCAACGGACGCTCGTCGCTTCGCAGTCGAATTTGGCGGTGGACAATGCGCTCGGCAGGCTGCTGTCCAATCCGGGCATCCGGATTTTGCGCTATGGACGGACGGAGAGTATCGAAGAGGAAGGGAAGCGATTCATCGAGGAGAATGTCGCTTCCTACTGGCGGGACGAAACATTGGCAGCGGTCAATGAGCAACGGGAAGAGCGAGCAACTCGGGAGCAGGAGATCGCTGAGGAGATCGGACGTCTCGAAGAAGAACTGCAACGTCTGCAGGCGGAACGGGATGAAATGGACCGTCGCATAGCCGAGAAACAAGCCGCCGAGATGGAAAGCAAAGACCTGAATGGACAGCAGGACTCCTTGAAGAAATTGCAGTTGGAACTTGAGGAGAGACAGGATTCGCTTGCCCGGCAATTGGAAGAAGAGACCGGAATTCTTGAAAAGCTGTCCATAGAAGAGGACAGATTGCAACAGGAAAAGGAAGTTGCTTCAATCAGTCCGGAAATGCATGAAAAGATGGCTGAAGCAGAGCTCGAATTGGCTTTGAATCGCAAAAAGCTTCGTTATTTCCAAACGGTCGAAGCGATCGATTACGCGGAAATGGAAATCCGGAAATTGACGGAAGAAGCGGCAACGAATAGTTTGAAGTTGGGGTCGATGCCGCGTTTCATCGAAGACTTATCGGACGTGCGGAAGCTGCAGGAGCTGGAAGGGCTCTTCGCGGCACACAACATCGAACCATCGCTTCCGACGAGCCTTGAAATCAATACGCTCCGTCGTTTGCGTGTGGATATTCAAAACGGTACGTATCCGTATGCGCTTCTGGAATGGAAAGAAGTGGCGGAGCGGCTGATGAATGGCATCAAGCATGCGGAAAATCTGCTTCGGAAGCATCATTTCGCGGTCGAACAGGTCTGCAGCAAACAGGACGATACATACAAAACGGCTGAAGAAATGCATGACATGCTTGATAAAATTGGCCGATTCTTTGTGAACCCTGCGACAAAACGGATTTTGGCAGCGCCGGCAAATGCCGAAAAGGCGACTCTTTTGCATCGGCTTGCCGATAATCTCGCTTATTTATACGGCAAAGCGGAGGACGTGCGGAAAATCTCCGCGTCGATCAAATCATCATCCGATCGTGAAGCGGCGGGCCGATTCACCGCTTTGAAAAATGAAATAAAAGATGAAATGACTGCTCATATTCGAGAGATTGAAGAACAGGTGGCAGCCGCCGAACGAACAATCAAAGAACATGAAGAACAGCTTCTAGAGTTGAAGGAAGAAACTTCGGAGCTAGCTGTACTTGTTGACGAACAAGTTTATCGGCAGGATGTCGAGGACGAGATTGAAAAGCTCGAAAAGACGCTTGCCGACTTTGAGGAGCGAAAAGGTTTATTCCAAAGGATTGAGCAGGCTGTCGAAGAGAATTCCACTGAATCGATCCGTACTTCCAAACAGCTTGCAGCTTTACAGCATGACGAAGAAGCATTGCTGCTAGAGATAGCGGAGGCAGAAGACCGGATGAAACAACTTGAGCAGCGGATTCTTACTCTACAGGAAATCATCCTTTCCAAACCGGAAAAGCGGAAGAAGGAACTGATTGAGGAAATCGATCAGAATTCTGCAAAAGCCGCCGAATTGCAGCAGGAGCGTGACCGGATGCCGGTCGCACGGTTGCTGCAAGATGAGTGGAGTGAAATGCTTGCAGGAGCAGGGGAGTATGACTTGGATGAAATCCGCAAGCTGTATGTGAAGCACGCAAACGTCATCGGGACGACTTGTGTTGCTTCCGCGAGGCGCGATTTCATGGAGGATTATCCGGAATTCGACGTCGTCATCATTGACGAAGTGTCAAAAGCGACGCCGCCTGAACTATTGCTTCCGATGCTGAAAGGGAAGAAGATCGTCCTCGTCGGGGATCATCATCAGCTGCCGCCGCTTGTCGGCCGGGAGACGATGGAGGAATTCATCGAGGAGATCAAGGACGAGGCCGAAAAGGAAGAACTGAGCGGCATGCTGAAGGAGTCGCTATTCGAGCGGCTGTTTAGAACATTGCCGAAGCAGAATAAGACGATGCTTGGCATCCAATACCGGATGCATGAGGAGATCATGGAGACGATTGCGCCATTTTATGTGGATGGCCAATACCGTCTGCAGTGCGGTCTTGCGGATTCTGATGCAGCTCGCGATCATTTGCTATCTTCCGCTACTATTAAACGGAATGATCATCTTCTATGGTTTGATATGCCGAATGAGCCTGCGTACTTCGAAGACAAAGTGAAGGGTGGTACGAGTCTCTACAATGAGGCTGAGCTAAATAGAATCCGAGAATTGCTAGTGGATATCGAAGAAGCTACGTCGCTCGCGAAGCGGGAAGGCCGGATGCAGCCGAACGAGAAGAAAAGCGTCGGTGTCATCAGCTTCTACGGGGAACAGGTGAAGCGAATCGACCGGCTCATTGAACAGGAAATTAGGCCGGAGCATTTGCATTGTCGAACTGGCTCTGTCGATAAATTCCAAGGGATGGAAATGGACATTATCATTTTGAGCTTCGTTCGGAACCACGCGCAGCCGAGCGGCACTATCGGCTTCGCGGAGGATTACCGCCGCTTGAATGTCGCATTGTCGAGGGCAAGGGAATTGTTGGTCATCGTCGGCAGCTCGGATATGTTCACCAAACGGCCGAAGAAAGCCGGGACGAAGGCAATGTACGCACGGCTAGTTGAACAAGTGAAGCTCAAGGGCGGCTTCAGGGAGCTAGTAGGTTCTGGCAGGAATGATTGA
- the paaA gene encoding 1,2-phenylacetyl-CoA epoxidase subunit PaaA — protein sequence MSALHNTAEEEQLAHFMKRIEAGEKIEADDWMPEEYRLTLIKLISMHGMSEIMGALPEKEWVPKAPSLQRKLGIMAKVQDEMGHGQLLLRVTEDLLAPYGKNRGDLMQDLFNGDLKFHNVFHMETKTWADAGIIGWLVDGAAIITQTDMLGASYGPYARALQRICAEEVFHAQHGESIIMALAEGTDEQKAMIQEALDRWWESLLMFFGPASKETTGSSKQDVTIKYKIRTKTNEDFRQIFFDKYIPRILSLGLTIPDPTFRYDKDSGLWSYKQPDWEEFKRIIKNKGPRSEARLNLRRSSYENSAWVRDALSATVN from the coding sequence ATGTCGGCTTTACACAATACGGCTGAAGAGGAACAGTTAGCACACTTCATGAAACGTATTGAGGCGGGGGAGAAGATTGAAGCAGATGATTGGATGCCTGAAGAATACAGACTGACATTGATTAAGCTGATTTCCATGCATGGGATGAGCGAAATAATGGGAGCACTCCCCGAGAAAGAGTGGGTCCCGAAAGCCCCGTCTCTTCAACGGAAACTTGGCATAATGGCAAAAGTGCAGGACGAAATGGGCCACGGCCAACTGCTGCTTCGAGTTACAGAAGACTTACTAGCTCCCTATGGAAAAAATCGTGGAGATTTAATGCAGGACTTATTCAATGGAGACTTGAAATTTCATAATGTGTTCCATATGGAAACAAAAACGTGGGCGGATGCTGGAATCATAGGCTGGCTTGTAGATGGAGCAGCCATAATTACGCAGACAGATATGCTTGGGGCTTCTTATGGACCTTATGCAAGAGCGTTGCAACGCATTTGTGCGGAAGAAGTGTTCCATGCCCAACATGGAGAGTCAATTATCATGGCATTAGCAGAAGGAACGGATGAACAAAAAGCGATGATCCAAGAAGCTTTGGATCGCTGGTGGGAATCATTACTTATGTTCTTTGGACCGGCAAGTAAAGAAACGACGGGTTCATCGAAGCAAGACGTAACAATCAAATATAAAATCCGTACGAAAACAAATGAAGACTTCAGGCAAATCTTTTTTGACAAATACATTCCGCGTATTTTGTCGCTCGGATTAACAATTCCAGATCCAACTTTCCGCTACGATAAAGACAGTGGTTTGTGGTCATACAAACAACCAGACTGGGAAGAGTTTAAGAGAATTATTAAAAATAAAGGACCTCGTTCAGAAGCACGCCTTAATTTACGCCGATCTTCTTACGAAAATAGTGCATGGGTGCGTGATGCATTGAGTGCGACAGTCAACTAA
- the paaB gene encoding 1,2-phenylacetyl-CoA epoxidase subunit PaaB has protein sequence MAEEKTFYQEYEVFSKRTPTSTFQYQFSLLAPNEEMALVLAQENFMRREPVTDIWIVNRKHIRKMNAEEKLTLRRLDNKDYRTTKGYGYLKKKWRHYEQEILDEKEILSWGGKRK, from the coding sequence ATGGCCGAAGAGAAAACATTTTATCAAGAATATGAAGTTTTTAGCAAACGGACGCCGACTTCGACATTCCAATACCAATTCAGCTTACTGGCTCCAAACGAAGAAATGGCACTCGTTTTGGCTCAGGAGAATTTCATGCGCCGTGAACCGGTTACTGACATTTGGATCGTGAATCGAAAGCATATTAGGAAGATGAATGCAGAAGAAAAATTGACGCTTCGCAGACTGGACAATAAAGATTATCGTACGACAAAAGGCTACGGCTACTTAAAGAAAAAGTGGCGTCACTATGAACAGGAAATCTTGGATGAAAAAGAAATCTTGTCATGGGGAGGAAAACGGAAATGA